The following DNA comes from Camelina sativa cultivar DH55 chromosome 14, Cs, whole genome shotgun sequence.
TTGTCATTTTGTTGGGTAAAATAAAAGAAGGGAAAACTCGTAGTTACCCCCACCACCAAATAGCTCCACTctttatctctcttctctctatataCTTACAACTTCTTCCCCCTCACTCTCCCCCAAATTCaagaatccatttttttttaaaggtctctctctctctctgtacacaacccaaaacaaaacatattcttGTAAATTaagtcagagaaaaaaaaaaaatgcaggatATGACGTCAGCTGCAGCTTATTACAACCagtcgatgatgatgatggcgacAGCCGCGGCGAAACAGAACCAACCAGAGTTACAACCAGAACAAGAACAGCTGAAGTGTCCTCGCTGCGACTCACCAAACACCAAGTTCTGttactacaacaactacaacCTCTCACAGCCCCGTCACTTTTGCAAAAACTGTCGCCGTTACTGGACCAAAGGCGGCGCTCTCCGTAACATCCCCGTCGGCGGCGGATCTCGCAAGAACAACAAACGttccgcttcttcttcttcatcttcaccgtCGAGTAGTAGTGGTAACCTCAAGAATCATCAAACCGTCTCTGCTGAGAAACCTactcatgatcatcatcatcagtccGGGTCCGGGTCAAAAC
Coding sequences within:
- the LOC104742685 gene encoding dof zinc finger protein DOF1.7-like; protein product: MQDMTSAAAYYNQSMMMMATAAAKQNQPELQPEQEQLKCPRCDSPNTKFCYYNNYNLSQPRHFCKNCRRYWTKGGALRNIPVGGGSRKNNKRSASSSSSSPSSSSGNLKNHQTVSAEKPTHDHHHQSGSGSKPEVERVTTGQHMDPTRMLYGLPVGDQNCTTTSGSFSSLLASNMQVGGLVYESGSRWFPGMDLGLGPGLRRSNDDTWTDLAMNRVEKN